One genomic segment of Paenibacillus sp. FSL H8-0332 includes these proteins:
- a CDS encoding ABC transporter ATP-binding protein — MNNYFYNISGGQPRSLWSSAIAAILDGIAKVIPAALLVDMFNTLYMSFANPGSALDIRRMWLVSIILLLWFAVEYAAYASLYNKTYKAAYSLSAIGRLTLAEHIRHLSLGFFGRRDPADITNLLLSDYGQVEQTISHNVPQLISAVILPLLALVGLVFVDWRMALAMFAAIPLGALLLWMTDSLQARLSANHVEAKNEAASRLQEYLSGIREIKAHNMGGKRFERLRLSFDQLKRASIRLEGIMGPLIMGAMLLTRSGLTIMIFVGSYLLAGGTLSLPVFLLFLLIGTKVFEPLTAVLMNYGEIRYSAYSAQRIMDVQQEMPMQGTRSNMLPGEIVFDAVTFGYDAGLPVLQDLSFTIAPNTITALVGPSGSGKSTVTRLIARFWEVEHGRITIGGVSTREINPEKLLENISMVFQDVYLFQDTIGNNIRIGNMAATQEEIEQAARQACCHEFISKLPQGYDTPVGEGGSTLSGGEKQRVSIARALLKNASIVLLDEATASLDPENEAAIQQAINELVADKTVILIAHRLKTIQNADKILVLDQGRLVQQGKHDALLQEPGIYANLWSLQQGAEGWRLK, encoded by the coding sequence ATGAATAATTACTTCTATAATATATCCGGCGGCCAGCCGCGCAGCTTGTGGTCATCCGCCATCGCAGCTATATTGGATGGGATTGCCAAAGTAATTCCGGCAGCTCTGCTAGTGGATATGTTCAATACACTATATATGTCATTTGCAAATCCGGGAAGCGCACTGGACATCCGGAGGATGTGGCTCGTCAGTATCATTCTGCTTCTCTGGTTTGCTGTTGAATATGCAGCCTACGCCTCTCTATACAACAAAACCTATAAAGCGGCTTACAGCTTGTCTGCGATAGGCCGTCTGACGCTCGCCGAGCATATTCGCCATCTGTCGCTCGGGTTCTTCGGCAGACGGGATCCGGCGGATATTACGAATCTGCTGTTAAGTGACTATGGACAGGTCGAACAAACGATTTCTCATAATGTCCCGCAGTTAATCAGTGCGGTAATTCTACCTCTACTTGCACTCGTAGGACTAGTTTTCGTTGATTGGAGAATGGCACTCGCCATGTTTGCCGCGATTCCGCTGGGGGCATTGCTGCTATGGATGACAGATTCTTTGCAGGCCAGATTAAGCGCCAATCATGTCGAGGCCAAAAATGAGGCTGCCAGCCGCTTACAGGAATATCTGTCCGGTATCCGTGAGATTAAGGCACATAATATGGGAGGGAAGCGGTTTGAACGGCTTCGCCTGTCCTTCGATCAGCTGAAGAGGGCTTCCATCCGGCTAGAAGGGATTATGGGACCGCTGATCATGGGGGCGATGCTGCTGACCCGATCCGGATTAACAATCATGATTTTTGTGGGCAGTTATCTTCTCGCGGGGGGGACGCTGTCGCTGCCTGTCTTTCTGTTATTTCTTTTAATTGGAACCAAGGTATTCGAACCATTGACTGCTGTGTTGATGAATTACGGTGAAATTAGATATTCTGCTTACAGTGCTCAACGAATTATGGATGTTCAACAGGAGATGCCTATGCAGGGGACAAGAAGTAACATGCTGCCCGGGGAGATTGTCTTCGATGCAGTGACCTTCGGATACGACGCTGGGTTGCCGGTGCTGCAGGATCTATCTTTTACTATAGCCCCTAATACAATTACTGCACTCGTCGGACCCTCAGGAAGCGGGAAAAGTACGGTCACACGGCTGATTGCCCGATTCTGGGAGGTGGAACACGGAAGAATCACCATTGGCGGAGTATCTACCCGGGAGATAAACCCGGAGAAGCTGCTGGAGAATATCTCCATGGTCTTCCAGGACGTCTATCTCTTCCAGGATACGATCGGCAATAATATTCGTATCGGCAATATGGCAGCAACTCAAGAAGAGATCGAGCAAGCCGCCAGACAGGCCTGCTGTCATGAATTCATATCCAAGCTTCCGCAAGGCTATGATACTCCGGTAGGTGAAGGCGGGTCAACATTGTCCGGTGGAGAGAAGCAGCGGGTGTCCATTGCCCGGGCATTGCTCAAGAATGCATCTATTGTCTTGCTTGATGAGGCAACGGCGTCACTCGACCCGGAGAACGAGGCAGCAATCCAGCAGGCGATTAACGAGCTCGTTGCGGATAAGACTGTCATTCTGATTGCACACCGACTGAAGACCATTCAGAATGCGGACAAGATCCTGGTTCTTGATCAAGGCCGTCTTGTCCAGCAGGGCAAGCATGATGCCTTGCTGCAGGAGCCCGGCATTTATGCCAATCTGTGGAGTCTGCAGCAAGGAGCAGAGGGTTGGAGATTGAAGTAA
- a CDS encoding anaerobic sulfatase maturase: MTDTCAITDYEDYGSIGVLWKTVSEDCNLACDYCYYSTCGGKPGPRINRIDSAILNTFIQEYMEMSKGSASFAWQGGEPLLAGLDFFEEVVTLQAAYAPAHTAISNALQTNGTLITDKWAAFFRKYQFLIGISVDGPSDIHDERRVDSRGQGSFDRVMKGIDCLRRHQVDFNILTVLHRGNIKKARELIEFYEREEFAYVQFIPCMDFRSQEIGMAGSYDITPEEYGQFLCEAFDYWYNDGQPRTSIRFFDNMLSVCTGREAELCVHRSGCSTMLVLEQNGDAYPCDFYIHDDWKLGNVAKDSLNELLLHPARMSFLGMKKTLPAACQNCEYKPLCHGGCPRNRKWADDLSVSDPDYFCSSYKRIYAYADERMKTLGASLRRQLFTENVQRNFKGRLPGRNDPCPCGSSRKFKNCCADITVS, translated from the coding sequence ATGACCGATACATGTGCAATAACGGATTACGAAGATTACGGGAGTATTGGCGTATTATGGAAGACTGTTTCAGAGGATTGTAATTTGGCCTGCGATTATTGTTATTACAGTACCTGTGGAGGGAAGCCCGGTCCACGAATCAACCGGATTGATTCCGCTATCCTGAATACATTTATCCAAGAATATATGGAAATGAGCAAGGGAAGTGCCTCCTTTGCCTGGCAGGGAGGGGAACCTCTGCTCGCGGGGCTGGATTTTTTTGAAGAGGTCGTGACGCTTCAAGCGGCGTATGCCCCTGCACATACAGCAATCAGTAATGCCCTGCAAACGAACGGCACGCTGATCACCGATAAATGGGCAGCCTTTTTCCGGAAATACCAGTTTTTGATTGGCATTAGCGTGGACGGACCTAGCGATATTCATGATGAGCGGAGGGTGGATTCCCGGGGGCAAGGGAGCTTTGATCGGGTTATGAAGGGGATTGATTGCCTGCGTCGGCATCAAGTGGATTTCAATATTCTCACAGTGCTTCACCGGGGGAATATCAAGAAGGCCAGAGAGCTGATTGAATTCTATGAACGTGAAGAATTTGCATATGTACAATTTATTCCTTGTATGGACTTCCGCTCTCAGGAAATAGGCATGGCTGGCAGCTATGATATCACACCTGAGGAGTATGGACAATTCCTGTGCGAAGCTTTTGATTATTGGTATAACGATGGGCAGCCGCGGACGTCAATTCGCTTCTTCGACAATATGCTTAGTGTCTGTACGGGCCGAGAGGCTGAGTTATGTGTTCACCGCTCCGGATGCAGCACCATGCTGGTTCTGGAACAGAACGGGGATGCCTATCCCTGTGACTTCTATATTCATGATGACTGGAAGCTCGGCAATGTGGCCAAGGATAGCTTGAACGAATTGCTGTTGCATCCTGCACGGATGTCATTTCTTGGAATGAAGAAGACGCTGCCAGCAGCTTGCCAGAACTGTGAATACAAGCCGCTGTGCCACGGAGGCTGTCCGCGCAACCGCAAATGGGCAGATGATCTGAGTGTTTCGGACCCGGATTATTTCTGCTCCAGCTACAAGCGCATTTATGCTTATGCCGATGAGCGTATGAAGACGCTGGGAGCATCGCTTCGGCGGCAGCTGTTCACGGAGAATGTGCAGCGAAACTTTAAAGGTCGTCTTCCGGGCCGAAACGATCCTTGTCCATGCGGCAGCAGCCGGAAATTCAAAAATTGCTGTGCAGACATCACCGTGTCCTAG
- a CDS encoding ABC transporter ATP-binding protein — MKQKSEISGLISIAGEKKGLLVTASFFSVLSSFLQLAPFVAVYKIIEELLIHAGQPSEIDKDLLLFWGAFVFVAMIAALLTFYISGMSSHIAAFNILYTLRVRLTDHAAKVPMGYHTQTATGELKKIIEVSVEKIEKFIAHQLPDLISAIIIPLLLTGYLFWLDWRMALVLLIPMSFAFWMQARMFASDEGRTAYRDFQFAVEEMNATAVEYVRGMPAVKVFGITADSFLTFRTAVHRYRDISLRITDLCKTSYSLFFVTVSSLFSFVVPIGLLLVSRHSGEQAFAITFILFLIITPSLSAPMLKLLHLGSGLREIIEGNKRIEAVFAEKIVAEPLVPLIPDSYDISFDHVSFAYEQQDSENYKPVLKDIQFTAKSGEMTALVGPSGGGKSTIANLLLRFWDVQEGTITIGNIPVRDMGTENLMETVSFVFQDVHLFYDTIEENIRMGNTTASRQEVINASVIACCHEFIERLEHGYDTKIGEGGTYLSGGEAQRIAIARALLKNAPILVLDEATAYADAENEHKIQQGLVELVKGKTVLIIAHRLSTIRSAEQILVVQQGEIVERGTHDELRSRMGLYEKMWQAHISAAVWQLGGEKKGTGHE, encoded by the coding sequence ATGAAACAAAAGTCGGAAATATCAGGATTAATCAGCATTGCCGGCGAGAAAAAAGGTCTGCTTGTTACAGCAAGCTTCTTTTCTGTATTGTCGAGCTTTTTGCAGCTGGCACCTTTTGTTGCTGTCTACAAGATTATCGAGGAACTGCTGATACATGCAGGACAGCCATCTGAAATAGATAAGGACTTGCTGCTTTTCTGGGGGGCGTTCGTATTTGTAGCGATGATAGCTGCATTGCTCACTTTTTACATCAGCGGGATGAGCTCCCATATTGCAGCCTTTAATATTCTGTATACGCTGCGCGTCCGTCTCACTGACCACGCGGCGAAAGTTCCAATGGGCTATCATACCCAAACAGCGACAGGTGAACTCAAGAAAATTATCGAAGTCAGTGTAGAAAAGATCGAGAAATTTATTGCTCATCAGCTACCTGATTTAATCAGTGCCATTATTATACCGCTGCTGCTAACAGGTTACCTGTTCTGGCTGGATTGGCGTATGGCATTGGTGCTTCTGATTCCCATGAGCTTCGCCTTCTGGATGCAGGCACGCATGTTTGCCAGCGATGAGGGACGTACAGCCTATCGTGATTTTCAGTTTGCAGTGGAAGAGATGAATGCTACGGCAGTGGAATATGTCAGAGGCATGCCGGCTGTCAAAGTATTTGGTATCACTGCGGATTCCTTCTTGACCTTCAGGACAGCCGTGCATAGATATCGTGATATTTCACTAAGAATCACTGACCTGTGTAAGACCTCCTACAGTTTATTTTTTGTCACTGTCAGTTCGCTGTTTTCGTTTGTTGTACCCATAGGTTTACTGTTGGTCAGTCGCCACTCTGGTGAACAGGCATTTGCAATAACCTTTATCCTATTTCTGATTATTACGCCAAGTCTGTCAGCCCCGATGCTGAAGCTGCTGCATTTGGGCAGCGGACTCCGGGAGATCATTGAGGGCAATAAGCGGATCGAGGCTGTGTTCGCAGAAAAGATAGTGGCGGAACCGTTGGTACCTCTAATTCCTGATTCCTATGACATCTCCTTCGATCATGTCTCGTTTGCTTATGAACAGCAGGACAGCGAGAATTACAAGCCTGTCTTGAAGGACATCCAGTTCACAGCCAAATCCGGCGAGATGACAGCACTGGTAGGGCCTTCGGGAGGAGGGAAGTCTACAATAGCCAACCTGCTTCTACGCTTCTGGGATGTCCAGGAAGGCACAATCACTATAGGAAATATTCCTGTTCGTGATATGGGGACAGAGAATCTTATGGAGACGGTCTCCTTCGTGTTCCAGGATGTACATCTGTTCTACGATACCATCGAAGAGAATATCCGTATGGGGAATACAACGGCTTCCAGACAGGAGGTCATCAATGCTTCTGTGATCGCTTGCTGCCATGAGTTTATAGAACGGCTGGAGCATGGATATGATACCAAAATTGGTGAAGGTGGAACTTATCTATCCGGAGGAGAGGCGCAGCGGATCGCTATAGCCAGAGCGCTGCTCAAGAATGCGCCGATTCTTGTGCTGGATGAAGCTACGGCTTATGCTGATGCCGAGAATGAGCATAAAATTCAGCAGGGTCTGGTTGAATTAGTAAAAGGAAAAACCGTGCTGATCATTGCTCACCGCCTCTCAACCATACGTTCAGCAGAACAGATTCTTGTCGTGCAGCAAGGAGAAATTGTGGAGCGGGGAACGCATGATGAATTACGCAGCCGGATGGGGCTATACGAAAAAATGTGGCAGGCTCACATCAGTGCAGCAGTATGGCAATTAGGCGGAGAGAAGAAGGGGACGGGCCATGAATAA
- a CDS encoding ATP-binding protein, whose product MNKNSNNQRLPRAKGIDMGTYYTPKECARKVKYLVLPEMNRKIVEEFITILGMRETFEEHRVPIPNKVVMYGPPGTGKTLTAFYMAQMLDLPLILVRLDAIIHSHLGETGSNIRKIFEYAKATPCVLFLDEFDAIARTRESNDEVKEMARAVNTLLQCLDDFGDSSIFVAATNLENELDRAIWRRFDTKMTYSLPDEFSRRQYIELLINGFEGEHGLTEEVCEHLAGCSFADIEQIVLKAKRKAIIEHGPLTREHIFLSYEEYSPC is encoded by the coding sequence ATGAATAAAAACAGCAACAATCAGCGTCTTCCTAGAGCAAAAGGAATAGATATGGGGACGTATTATACACCCAAAGAATGTGCCAGGAAGGTTAAATACCTTGTACTGCCCGAGATGAACCGAAAGATTGTCGAAGAATTTATAACCATCCTAGGGATGAGGGAAACTTTTGAGGAGCACCGCGTACCCATTCCCAATAAAGTTGTCATGTACGGACCACCGGGTACCGGGAAAACTCTGACCGCATTCTACATGGCTCAAATGCTGGATCTTCCACTTATCTTGGTTCGGCTGGATGCGATTATTCACAGCCACTTGGGTGAGACCGGAAGCAATATCCGCAAGATATTCGAGTATGCCAAAGCAACGCCTTGCGTTCTATTTTTGGATGAATTTGATGCGATTGCCAGAACACGAGAGAGTAACGATGAGGTTAAAGAAATGGCACGGGCGGTCAATACGTTACTACAATGTCTGGATGATTTTGGCGACAGCAGTATTTTTGTAGCAGCAACCAATTTAGAGAATGAGCTGGACAGGGCGATCTGGAGAAGATTCGATACGAAAATGACCTACTCACTGCCGGATGAATTCAGCAGACGTCAATATATTGAACTATTAATCAACGGTTTTGAAGGTGAACACGGATTGACTGAGGAAGTGTGTGAACACCTAGCCGGATGCAGCTTCGCAGATATTGAGCAAATTGTTCTTAAAGCCAAGCGCAAGGCGATTATCGAACATGGTCCGCTAACACGTGAACATATCTTTCTATCCTATGAGGAATATAGTCCTTGCTGA
- a CDS encoding metalloregulator ArsR/SmtB family transcription factor: MAEKLKLLGDKTRLTIMGLLKDREWCVCDLVDILNMSQPNVSQHLRKLKAQGLVKETKRAQWVYYALAIEEDSYIHTILDALPDTESLLFLIKGEYTACDCN; the protein is encoded by the coding sequence ATGGCAGAGAAATTGAAATTACTGGGTGACAAAACCAGACTTACCATTATGGGATTGTTAAAGGATAGAGAATGGTGTGTTTGTGATTTGGTGGATATTCTAAATATGTCTCAACCCAATGTAAGCCAGCATTTAAGAAAATTAAAGGCGCAGGGACTCGTGAAAGAAACAAAACGGGCACAGTGGGTTTATTATGCTTTGGCTATAGAGGAAGATTCTTATATTCACACCATTTTAGATGCACTACCGGATACAGAATCGCTATTATTTTTAATAAAGGGCGAATATACAGCCTGTGATTGTAACTAA
- a CDS encoding AraC family transcriptional regulator, which produces MYTVDSVYHDLMIPGWRTMQERIKLNVLILVIEGKVVYYIEKTRVVLEQGDLLILPNLIDRAGEDHESGPHQKYTILFTSGEETELLPFLRQDRHTLLKPRSFEALRRRFEKLFMEMRGVKSFRSMICQGILQELLGITARELEQPEIAPMKVQYARTIQNYLLCHYRESIEIEQLAKLIGCSENYTISVYKEVTGQSPIKYLHRLRILEACYLLLNTKTTVAAISQYSGYYDASYFFRMFKQLTSMSPSEFIAIGQPLDMEDFLG; this is translated from the coding sequence TTGTATACCGTAGATTCGGTGTATCATGATTTAATGATTCCGGGATGGCGCACCATGCAGGAACGGATCAAACTTAATGTGCTGATTTTGGTTATCGAAGGGAAGGTGGTTTACTATATCGAGAAAACGCGGGTTGTTCTGGAGCAAGGTGACTTGTTAATTCTCCCCAACCTCATTGATCGGGCGGGAGAGGATCATGAGAGTGGACCACACCAGAAGTATACCATTCTGTTTACCTCCGGAGAAGAAACGGAGCTACTCCCCTTTCTGCGCCAAGACAGGCATACCTTACTCAAGCCGCGCAGTTTTGAAGCCCTTCGTCGTCGTTTTGAGAAGTTATTTATGGAAATGCGTGGAGTCAAGAGCTTCCGATCAATGATCTGTCAGGGCATTCTTCAAGAACTGCTCGGCATTACCGCCCGCGAGTTGGAACAGCCGGAAATCGCGCCAATGAAAGTCCAGTATGCTCGGACGATTCAGAATTATCTCTTGTGCCATTATCGCGAATCCATAGAGATTGAGCAGTTGGCCAAGCTTATTGGATGCTCAGAGAATTACACCATCTCGGTGTACAAGGAAGTGACGGGACAGTCGCCGATTAAATATCTGCATCGGCTTCGCATTTTGGAGGCATGTTATCTGCTGCTTAACACCAAAACAACGGTCGCGGCAATTTCCCAGTATTCAGGATACTATGATGCATCCTATTTTTTTCGCATGTTTAAGCAACTGACCTCCATGTCACCAAGTGAATTTATCGCTATAGGCCAGCCACTGGACATGGAGGATTTCTTAGGATAG
- a CDS encoding metalloregulator ArsR/SmtB family transcription factor encodes MSFDLHDLEEVSQTLKLLGDKTRLTIMKLLEKQECCVCELVEIFKTSQPSVSQHLRKLKDAGLVKENRKGQWIFYSVNPNSIQHELIQNLIAFVPSQDHELEELDKKGLRISCD; translated from the coding sequence ATGAGTTTTGATCTGCATGATTTAGAAGAAGTATCGCAGACGTTGAAGCTTCTGGGAGATAAGACCAGGCTGACGATAATGAAGCTTCTGGAGAAGCAGGAATGCTGTGTATGCGAGCTTGTTGAAATTTTCAAGACGAGTCAGCCATCTGTGAGCCAGCACTTGCGGAAGCTTAAGGATGCGGGGCTGGTCAAGGAGAACCGGAAAGGCCAGTGGATATTCTACTCGGTGAATCCAAACAGTATCCAGCATGAATTAATTCAGAATCTGATTGCCTTCGTTCCTTCACAAGATCATGAATTAGAAGAGCTCGATAAGAAAGGCTTAAGGATTTCATGTGACTAA
- a CDS encoding arsenite methyltransferase, with translation MSKLTHDQIRQNVRGRYQKIAVKKVEAPSSCCDSPSDYDAISAKLGYSSGDLAAVPEGANLGLGCGNPQAIAELQAGEHVLDLGSGGGFDCFLVSRQVGEQGRVIGVDMTPEMISRARENAIKGKFSNTEFRLGEIEHLPLADNSMNVIISNCVINLSPDKQQVFREAYRVLQPGGRLAISDIVTTAELPPEIKNDLDEYYSGCISGASSIADVGQMLRESGFSEISIEPKDESRTFIKDWVPDANVGQYIVSAVIKARK, from the coding sequence ATGAGCAAACTTACACATGACCAGATCCGCCAGAATGTCCGGGGACGCTATCAAAAGATCGCTGTGAAAAAGGTCGAAGCTCCCTCTTCCTGCTGTGACTCCCCATCCGATTATGATGCCATATCCGCTAAGCTAGGTTATTCCAGTGGCGATCTTGCTGCAGTTCCTGAGGGTGCGAATTTGGGCCTTGGATGCGGTAACCCTCAGGCTATCGCTGAACTGCAGGCGGGTGAACATGTTCTGGACCTCGGGAGCGGCGGTGGCTTTGATTGCTTCCTCGTTTCCCGGCAGGTAGGTGAACAAGGCCGCGTTATAGGTGTAGATATGACACCTGAGATGATCAGCCGGGCAAGAGAAAATGCCATTAAGGGTAAGTTCAGTAATACCGAATTCAGATTAGGTGAAATTGAGCATCTTCCTCTCGCCGACAACTCAATGAATGTCATTATCTCCAACTGCGTGATTAACCTCTCACCAGACAAACAGCAAGTTTTCCGGGAGGCCTATCGTGTACTTCAGCCAGGCGGCCGTCTGGCGATCTCCGACATTGTAACTACAGCAGAACTTCCCCCTGAGATCAAAAATGATCTGGACGAATACTATTCAGGTTGTATCTCCGGAGCTTCTTCCATCGCTGATGTAGGGCAGATGCTTCGGGAAAGTGGCTTCTCTGAGATTAGTATTGAGCCCAAAGACGAATCCAGAACATTTATCAAGGACTGGGTTCCCGATGCGAACGTTGGCCAATACATTGTTTCTGCTGTAATTAAGGCGAGAAAGTAA
- a CDS encoding MarR family winged helix-turn-helix transcriptional regulator, which translates to METPRELFQIMTRRLGLLNKDCCSVGGCDLSATQSHLLYEIDRSHNPSMQEVAEILGTDITTFSRQVQSLVKMNLVKKMPDPTDRRVYNLSLTPEGKMVATTIDQQMNAYLNEAFSNMSEFEVETLLRSIKLFNEAMGKSSNCCAPVKG; encoded by the coding sequence ATGGAAACCCCACGAGAACTATTTCAAATCATGACCCGGCGTTTAGGACTACTCAATAAGGATTGCTGCAGCGTAGGCGGATGTGATCTCTCTGCGACCCAAAGCCATCTATTGTATGAAATTGATCGAAGCCACAATCCTTCTATGCAGGAAGTCGCCGAAATACTTGGCACTGATATTACAACTTTCAGCAGACAGGTCCAGTCTTTGGTAAAAATGAACTTGGTTAAAAAGATGCCTGATCCCACGGATCGAAGAGTCTATAACCTGTCGCTTACTCCCGAAGGGAAAATGGTGGCTACAACCATTGATCAGCAAATGAACGCCTATCTAAATGAAGCTTTCTCGAACATGAGTGAATTTGAAGTAGAGACCCTGTTACGATCCATTAAGCTCTTTAACGAAGCCATGGGGAAATCCAGCAATTGCTGTGCACCTGTAAAAGGGTGA
- a CDS encoding sulfatase → MKILLLDLDSTSPSHLGCYGYHRDTSPHIDQISREGVRFTNYYTSDAPCLPSRTALMTGRFGIHNGVVGHGGTAADLRLEGEERSFQSRLNRESLPALFRAEGMHTTLISPFGERHSAWPFYAGFNEIHNTGRSGAESGEEVTPLVLDWISRNAEKDNWLLYVNYWDAHTPYRAPESFGNPFAGEPLPPWMTEEMLEMHKRKVGPHSASEVNMYNDQTQEEYPRLPGKITDMDSLRQMIDGYDCGIRYMDEHIGLIFDALKAQGIMDDLVIIITADHGENMGELGIYGEHGTADQGTCRIPMIIRYPGMKQNHVDHGLHYHLDLAPTLAELMGREPMPSWDGQSYAPALKTGQDCGRATLVISQCAHVCQRSVRFDQWLYIRTYHDGYHLFDTEMLFHLEEDSHEQHNVAAAHPEVCREAVYRLNEWHDGMMRTMPYDTDPLWTVMKEGGPYHAKGQLKAYAHRLEETGRGHAIPELMKRHPREFQ, encoded by the coding sequence TTGAAAATTTTGCTGCTTGATTTGGATTCGACATCACCTAGTCACTTGGGCTGTTATGGCTACCACCGCGACACTTCCCCCCATATCGACCAAATTTCACGGGAGGGCGTGCGGTTTACCAACTATTATACGTCTGATGCACCTTGTCTCCCATCCCGTACCGCGCTCATGACAGGCCGCTTCGGCATTCATAACGGCGTCGTTGGACACGGCGGAACCGCCGCTGACCTTCGTCTGGAGGGAGAAGAACGAAGCTTTCAAAGCCGTTTGAACCGGGAGAGTCTTCCGGCGCTTTTCCGTGCAGAAGGCATGCACACCACCCTGATCAGTCCTTTTGGGGAACGTCATTCAGCCTGGCCCTTCTATGCCGGTTTTAATGAGATTCACAATACCGGAAGAAGCGGCGCCGAATCGGGAGAGGAGGTCACGCCACTTGTCCTGGACTGGATCTCTCGGAACGCAGAGAAAGATAATTGGCTGCTGTATGTAAATTATTGGGACGCGCACACTCCTTACCGTGCTCCGGAATCATTCGGCAATCCGTTTGCCGGCGAACCGTTGCCTCCCTGGATGACCGAAGAGATGCTTGAAATGCATAAGCGGAAGGTTGGTCCACACAGCGCCAGCGAGGTCAACATGTACAACGATCAGACGCAAGAAGAATACCCGCGCCTTCCCGGCAAGATTACCGACATGGACAGCCTCCGGCAAATGATTGATGGCTATGACTGCGGCATCCGCTACATGGACGAACACATCGGACTTATCTTCGACGCCTTAAAAGCTCAAGGCATCATGGACGACTTGGTTATTATCATCACGGCAGATCATGGCGAGAATATGGGTGAGCTTGGAATTTACGGAGAGCATGGCACGGCTGACCAGGGTACTTGCCGAATTCCAATGATTATCCGTTATCCCGGCATGAAGCAAAATCATGTAGACCATGGCTTGCATTATCATTTGGATCTCGCTCCAACATTGGCCGAGCTCATGGGCCGCGAGCCGATGCCGAGCTGGGATGGGCAAAGTTACGCGCCGGCGCTCAAGACAGGCCAGGATTGCGGAAGAGCTACGCTGGTCATCTCGCAATGCGCGCATGTCTGCCAGCGTAGCGTTCGTTTCGATCAATGGTTGTATATCCGTACCTATCATGATGGATATCATCTGTTTGACACCGAAATGCTATTTCATCTAGAGGAAGATTCGCATGAGCAGCACAATGTCGCCGCCGCGCATCCTGAAGTATGCCGCGAAGCTGTGTACCGCCTGAATGAATGGCATGACGGTATGATGCGCACCATGCCTTACGACACAGACCCGCTGTGGACGGTGATGAAGGAAGGCGGCCCCTACCATGCCAAAGGACAACTCAAGGCCTATGCACATCGGCTGGAGGAGACCGGACGTGGCCATGCGATTCCTGAGCTTATGAAGCGACATCCACGGGAGTTCCAATAG